The following proteins are co-located in the Methanobacterium formicicum DSM 3637 genome:
- a CDS encoding ABC transporter permease, producing the protein MKINMNFSIITRWEFKNTLKSKKFILIFFMQLSVLAMLIFMFNSFATNIESEKGLSITPSLVDFATLDVDDPGGYFKKSIDPEIIKIYSTNGNSSLLRLETGETNGFYTVSSDSIQRIQNGEVVDTVLYLDYSDPRRSVVRDSINTTTKSLSSALTQSYLQSANPSNTSSQTGINEENTGESLPMQIIKKVMLVVLLFLPLFLFGNIIIDSVVGEKERKTGEILVAMPISPGEILLGKGLAVVAISALQVAMWIAVLIAAGFTINNVIPVYLLVVLTAIPIVGLTSIIGAYAKNYKEAGIGLTFAYIIVVGFLIVPALAYISRKSFSANISPMTAVMRLFAGEAISIPEILMSVTAVIILSIIFFKIAAWLFGRDDVLFGPRPGPVKLTLQFFRIKKR; encoded by the coding sequence ATGAAAATCAACATGAATTTCAGCATCATCACTCGTTGGGAGTTTAAAAACACTCTCAAGAGTAAGAAATTCATTTTAATCTTTTTTATGCAGTTATCAGTCCTGGCTATGCTGATCTTCATGTTCAATTCCTTTGCAACCAACATAGAGTCGGAAAAAGGACTTTCTATAACTCCCTCCCTGGTTGATTTTGCCACTCTGGATGTGGATGACCCTGGAGGGTATTTTAAAAAAAGCATAGACCCTGAAATAATAAAGATATATTCCACCAATGGTAACAGTTCTCTCCTTCGCCTTGAAACTGGTGAAACCAATGGATTTTACACGGTTTCATCAGACTCAATTCAGAGGATACAGAATGGGGAAGTAGTGGATACGGTGCTCTATCTTGATTACTCAGATCCCAGGAGGAGTGTGGTTAGAGATTCCATCAACACCACCACCAAATCATTATCCTCTGCTTTAACTCAATCCTATTTACAATCAGCTAATCCTTCCAATACCAGCTCTCAAACTGGAATTAATGAGGAAAACACTGGGGAATCGCTTCCTATGCAGATCATCAAGAAGGTGATGCTGGTGGTGCTGTTGTTCCTTCCTCTTTTTTTATTTGGTAACATAATCATTGACAGTGTGGTGGGGGAAAAGGAGCGTAAAACTGGTGAAATATTAGTTGCCATGCCCATATCTCCTGGTGAGATTTTGCTGGGTAAGGGACTTGCCGTAGTTGCCATATCTGCACTGCAGGTGGCTATGTGGATAGCTGTCCTCATAGCAGCGGGTTTCACCATAAACAATGTTATACCAGTTTATCTCCTGGTGGTGCTCACTGCCATACCAATAGTGGGCCTCACATCCATAATTGGAGCTTATGCCAAAAATTACAAGGAAGCAGGAATCGGATTAACCTTCGCCTACATCATCGTGGTTGGATTTTTGATTGTCCCTGCACTGGCATACATATCTCGAAAAAGCTTTTCTGCTAATATTTCTCCCATGACTGCGGTTATGCGTTTATTTGCAGGGGAAGCCATTTCCATACCAGAAATTCTCATGTCAGTGACAGCTGTAATTATTTTAAGCATAATATTTTTTAAAATTGCAGCATGGCTCTTTGGGCGGGATGATGTTCTATTTGGGCCACGTCCGGGACCGGTAAAACTCACACTACAATTTTTCCGTATTAAAAAGAGATAG
- a CDS encoding ABC transporter permease translates to MKIPTSIWKIKALAIKEARDILQNRIYLLVVLVQVFIIIGAVGLVAVAAVASDPTLLDQTGVTSALNIGLPQNLEGSSLSKYLEDEKITLNYYNTTDEAKTELGKKLVAVVDLSPSGEVVVQMDNSNVFYPVVSTKIRDAVDNFNTENTLKNAGLNQSQVNIIQNPVKFQEIKINQDKEVPLALDSPYFVEVIYGFIVPFILLLPFFMASNIVTDSVVGEKERKTFEVLLMTPLSSYMVIIGKIIPILLFSLIQSIAWIAVLDLLRVPIFNAALLVVVLFFMGLAFIGLGILISMLVDSTKEANSAITLVLVFATFILFIPLFVKSEIFQGVFNFIPTVLMVKLAVSPNIQPEIMLYLLPTLIISFLIFVGTVRSFRHERAIRL, encoded by the coding sequence ATGAAAATTCCCACCAGCATCTGGAAAATCAAGGCACTGGCCATAAAAGAAGCCAGGGATATCCTACAAAATAGGATATACTTACTGGTGGTTTTGGTTCAGGTTTTCATAATCATCGGGGCAGTGGGCCTGGTGGCGGTAGCTGCTGTGGCCAGTGACCCGACTCTACTGGATCAGACTGGGGTTACATCTGCTCTTAACATTGGTTTACCTCAGAACCTGGAGGGTTCAAGCCTTTCAAAGTACTTGGAAGATGAGAAAATAACTTTAAATTATTATAACACCACTGATGAAGCTAAAACTGAACTTGGAAAGAAGCTGGTGGCAGTTGTTGATCTTTCCCCATCAGGAGAGGTAGTGGTGCAAATGGATAACTCTAATGTATTTTATCCAGTGGTATCCACCAAGATCCGTGATGCAGTGGACAATTTCAACACCGAAAACACCCTTAAAAATGCAGGTTTAAACCAGAGCCAGGTTAATATAATTCAAAACCCAGTTAAATTCCAGGAAATTAAAATAAATCAAGATAAAGAGGTACCACTGGCACTGGACAGTCCCTATTTCGTGGAAGTAATATACGGATTTATAGTGCCATTTATTCTCCTTCTACCTTTCTTCATGGCCAGTAACATTGTAACTGATAGTGTGGTTGGTGAAAAAGAGAGGAAAACCTTTGAAGTACTCCTGATGACCCCTCTCTCCAGTTACATGGTAATAATTGGTAAGATAATTCCCATACTGCTATTTTCACTCATACAGAGCATAGCATGGATAGCAGTCCTTGATCTTCTCCGGGTGCCCATATTCAATGCTGCTCTTCTGGTGGTGGTATTGTTCTTCATGGGCCTGGCTTTCATTGGATTGGGGATACTAATATCCATGCTGGTGGACAGTACCAAGGAAGCCAACTCTGCCATAACTTTGGTACTGGTATTTGCCACATTCATCCTTTTCATCCCATTATTCGTTAAATCTGAAATTTTTCAGGGAGTATTCAACTTTATACCCACGGTTTTAATGGTTAAACTGGCAGTATCTCCTAATATCCAACCAGAAATCATGTTATACTTGCTGCCCACACTGATCATATCCTTCCT
- a CDS encoding ABC transporter ATP-binding protein, translating into MIKIDSLNKSFGRIRALENLNLEIEKGELLGIIGPNGAGKTTAIRIICCILQPDSGNVTVGGYSIYHDQIKIKSMIGYLPEEPNLYERFKARDLLKYFGELYGVPKNEINGRIDELLELVGMSHRADDQINTFSKGLRQRIGIARALIHDPEVIIFDEPTMGLDPATSRAIRNFIKELKGDKTVILCTHYMDEADLLCDRVAILNQGKIRNMGTPESLKEKIHGDIILQVRVNEPQKIQKDQILAFDSVEGVNLEGNQFLISLRSREDISSIIDIFGEQAISVNTKEPTLDDVFIQTTQ; encoded by the coding sequence ATGATTAAAATAGACTCTTTAAACAAGTCTTTCGGACGCATCAGGGCACTGGAAAATTTGAATCTGGAAATAGAAAAAGGTGAATTGTTGGGAATAATCGGACCCAACGGTGCTGGAAAAACCACGGCTATTCGGATTATTTGCTGTATACTTCAACCCGACTCGGGGAACGTAACTGTGGGGGGGTACAGCATTTATCATGACCAGATCAAAATCAAATCCATGATCGGGTACTTACCGGAGGAACCTAACCTTTATGAGCGTTTCAAAGCACGGGACCTTTTAAAGTACTTCGGTGAACTGTATGGTGTCCCTAAAAATGAGATTAATGGCAGGATAGATGAGCTCCTGGAGCTGGTGGGGATGAGCCACCGTGCCGATGATCAGATCAACACGTTTTCCAAGGGGCTGCGTCAGAGAATTGGAATTGCCAGGGCACTGATCCATGATCCTGAAGTTATAATATTTGATGAACCCACCATGGGTCTGGACCCAGCCACTTCCCGGGCCATTCGCAACTTCATCAAAGAGCTTAAAGGGGATAAGACTGTTATTTTATGCACTCATTACATGGATGAGGCAGATTTACTTTGTGATCGGGTTGCAATCTTAAATCAAGGGAAAATTCGTAATATGGGAACTCCTGAATCTTTGAAGGAGAAAATACACGGTGATATAATCCTGCAGGTTCGGGTTAATGAACCCCAAAAAATTCAAAAAGATCAGATACTGGCCTTTGACTCTGTGGAGGGAGTGAACTTGGAGGGTAACCAGTTCTTGATATCCTTACGCTCCCGGGAGGATATATCCTCTATAATCGATATTTTTGGTGAACAGGCCATCTCCGTGAACACCAAAGAACCCACTCTGGATGATGTATTCATCCAGACTACGCAGTGA
- a CDS encoding site-2 protease family protein has protein sequence MNVLWYYIIFFISVYIVAILFRNKLKVDVYGPILMRRTQKMKGWIDSIAQASPRFWRWTMNIGIPASVICMGIMVYLLILSLKYMLQAPQAALLLPGVDIPGSPIYIPIFSGIVALALLMVVHEFGHGILARAQGVGVKSIGVILVAILPGAFVELDEEDVEKAKRSVKLRIYAAGSMFNLGLAAIAWVVLIILTMSFIPYAFQSDGLKITSVTPGGPSEGILQDGMVIQSINGYSVGNRTAANKFLNNTSPGDKITLTTNQGTYTVTSTGNPNNASTTYIGIRGDTNLVVKPSVAQTYGDVIPWFLYNLADLCYWIYALNIMVGLFNLLPMKPLDGGIIFEELLRYKIPENITGKIVSCVSWLMIGIVTLLIVYGTVPGIMQMF, from the coding sequence TTGAACGTTTTATGGTACTACATCATTTTCTTTATCAGTGTCTATATTGTAGCCATTTTATTCCGAAATAAGCTAAAAGTGGACGTTTATGGACCCATTCTTATGAGAAGGACCCAAAAAATGAAGGGATGGATTGATTCCATAGCCCAGGCAAGCCCCAGATTCTGGCGCTGGACTATGAACATAGGCATCCCTGCATCAGTCATCTGCATGGGAATAATGGTTTACCTGTTAATATTGTCCTTAAAGTACATGTTACAGGCCCCCCAGGCAGCGCTTCTTTTACCCGGAGTTGATATTCCTGGATCCCCCATATACATTCCTATCTTCTCAGGAATAGTCGCCCTTGCCCTATTGATGGTAGTTCACGAGTTTGGACATGGAATTCTGGCCAGGGCACAGGGAGTGGGAGTTAAATCCATTGGTGTGATCTTAGTGGCAATACTGCCCGGAGCATTTGTGGAACTGGATGAAGAAGATGTTGAAAAGGCCAAAAGATCGGTTAAACTGCGAATATATGCTGCAGGATCCATGTTCAACCTGGGACTGGCAGCAATTGCCTGGGTGGTGTTAATCATCCTGACCATGTCATTTATCCCCTATGCATTCCAGTCAGATGGACTGAAAATTACCAGTGTGACCCCTGGAGGCCCTTCAGAAGGCATACTTCAGGATGGAATGGTTATTCAAAGTATTAATGGATATTCTGTTGGTAACCGGACTGCAGCCAATAAATTCTTAAATAATACCAGCCCGGGAGATAAAATAACTTTAACAACTAATCAGGGCACCTACACTGTTACATCAACTGGTAATCCCAACAATGCATCGACAACCTATATTGGAATTCGGGGAGACACCAACCTGGTGGTTAAACCCTCTGTTGCCCAGACCTATGGAGATGTGATCCCCTGGTTCTTATACAACCTGGCTGATCTGTGTTACTGGATATACGCCCTGAACATTATGGTAGGACTGTTTAACCTCCTCCCAATGAAACCCCTGGACGGGGGGATTATATTTGAGGAACTGCTCCGATACAAAATACCCGAAAATATAACTGGAAAAATCGTTTCCTGTGTTTCATGGTTGATGATCGGAATTGTAACACTTTTAATAGTTTATGGAACAGTTCCAGGAATAATGCAGATGTTTTAA
- a CDS encoding cadmium resistance transporter, whose product METIIILTAIFAFISTNLDDMFILAAFFVNPHFRTKDVVLGQYLGFVILLTVSSLAYFAQFIIPPRWISLLGIIPIVIGIRSLIYLKNPESDDSGETPDFNKYKFGQKILPVALVTLANGGDNLGIYMPLFASMGLHSLFLTAITFLFMVGVWCFLGFKLVNNSILGDKIKNYGHYILPFVMITIGLVILLRGWF is encoded by the coding sequence ATGGAAACTATAATAATTTTAACTGCAATTTTTGCATTTATATCCACCAACCTGGATGACATGTTTATTCTTGCAGCTTTCTTTGTAAATCCACATTTCAGGACGAAAGATGTGGTTTTGGGCCAGTATTTAGGATTTGTCATTCTATTAACAGTTAGTTCCCTGGCATATTTCGCCCAGTTCATTATTCCACCTCGATGGATCAGTTTACTTGGAATTATCCCCATTGTCATTGGAATTAGGAGCTTAATCTACCTTAAAAATCCGGAATCAGATGATTCAGGAGAAACTCCGGACTTCAACAAATACAAATTTGGTCAAAAGATCTTACCAGTGGCTTTAGTTACCCTGGCCAATGGTGGTGATAATTTAGGGATTTACATGCCTCTTTTTGCCAGTATGGGGCTTCATAGCTTGTTCTTAACTGCCATCACCTTCCTGTTCATGGTTGGAGTTTGGTGCTTTTTAGGATTTAAACTGGTAAACAATTCCATTTTAGGGGATAAAATTAAAAATTATGGCCATTATATTCTTCCATTTGTGATGATAACCATTGGGCTGGTGATTCTTTTAAGGGGATGGTTTTAA
- the glp gene encoding gephyrin-like molybdotransferase Glp, producing MFLSKLMPLDDAQKIINTFTESTDVEEISLEEAYQRVNAQEIISTLNSPPFDRSAMDGYALLAEDSFGHSETNPFQLKVMDRIGAGQKSDLKLKPGEAIKISTGAPIPSGANAVVMEEFTHEEGDIIHVETSLTPGENVSPAGEDFNKGDTVLEKGKLLGPAELAIIASAGFDHVSVYKKPRIAVLITGSELVMPKKDLEGAEIINSNHFTIKSMVESCMAVPEMFHSIDDAQLVEERFNELLKDYDTLITTGGTAISKGDVVVDVAQKLGEVHVHGVSLRPGKPFGFAQVQGKPVFMLSGFPVAAMVQFDVFAREALLKMQGFKRNPLLVHKKAARKIASTLGRTDYIRARMEGEMVHPLKIKGSGIIRSMVESDSYIIIPENLEGIEEGDQCQILPYHSLKA from the coding sequence ATGTTTTTATCCAAACTCATGCCCCTGGATGATGCCCAGAAAATCATCAATACTTTCACAGAATCCACGGACGTAGAAGAAATTTCATTAGAAGAAGCTTATCAAAGAGTGAATGCTCAGGAAATCATCAGTACTTTGAATTCACCACCTTTTGATCGTTCAGCCATGGATGGCTATGCTCTGCTTGCTGAAGATAGTTTTGGCCACTCTGAAACCAATCCATTCCAGCTGAAAGTGATGGATCGAATAGGGGCTGGGCAAAAGTCAGATCTGAAACTGAAACCTGGTGAAGCAATTAAAATATCCACCGGGGCCCCAATACCTTCCGGTGCAAATGCAGTAGTCATGGAGGAGTTCACCCATGAAGAGGGAGACATTATCCACGTGGAAACATCCCTGACACCCGGCGAGAATGTATCCCCTGCAGGAGAGGACTTTAATAAGGGAGATACTGTACTAGAAAAGGGTAAACTCCTGGGACCTGCAGAACTGGCCATCATTGCCTCAGCAGGTTTTGACCATGTTTCAGTGTATAAAAAACCCAGGATAGCTGTTCTTATAACTGGAAGCGAACTGGTGATGCCTAAAAAAGATCTTGAAGGGGCAGAAATAATTAATTCCAATCACTTTACCATTAAATCTATGGTAGAAAGCTGTATGGCAGTTCCTGAAATGTTCCACTCCATTGATGATGCCCAGCTGGTGGAAGAACGCTTTAATGAATTGTTAAAGGATTACGATACCCTCATAACCACAGGAGGCACTGCTATAAGTAAAGGAGATGTTGTGGTGGATGTAGCTCAAAAATTAGGCGAAGTTCATGTTCATGGAGTGTCTTTAAGACCAGGTAAACCCTTTGGTTTCGCACAGGTTCAGGGAAAACCTGTTTTTATGTTATCTGGTTTTCCAGTGGCTGCTATGGTACAGTTCGATGTTTTCGCCAGGGAGGCATTACTCAAAATGCAGGGATTTAAACGGAACCCGTTGTTAGTCCATAAAAAGGCAGCGAGAAAGATAGCTTCCACTCTGGGCAGAACTGATTACATAAGGGCCCGGATGGAAGGTGAGATGGTCCATCCTCTGAAGATAAAGGGATCAGGGATCATTAGATCAATGGTGGAATCTGATTCGTACATTATAATCCCGGAAAACCTGGAAGGGATTGAAGAAGGGGACCAATGCCAGATTCTCCCTTATCATTCTCTAAAAGCTTAA